The Pagrus major chromosome 17, Pma_NU_1.0 genome includes a region encoding these proteins:
- the LOC141012602 gene encoding lysosomal-associated transmembrane protein 4B-like produces the protein MMISPWDRWYSTSCCLCCHVRTGTIILGVWYMLINAVVLLILLTALSDPEQYHLTSAELANDLDVMDDANMCIASAISLLMILICGMATYGAYKLRAAWIIPFFCYQIFDFALNTLVAVSIVVYPNTIQDYLQQLPDNFPYKEEIAALSNVCLVLIVLLFIGCILGFKAYLIACVWNCYRYVTGRGSSEILLYVTTNDTTLLPSLHLQVLLPPYDDSVSVPPKQPPPPYTTATA, from the exons ATGATGATCTCCCCGTGGGACCGCTGGTACTCCacaagctgctgtctgtgctgcCATGTCCGCACAGGAACCATCATCCTGGGGGTCTGGTACATG CTCATCAATGCCGTGGTGTTACTCATCCTGCTCACAGCGCTCAGTGATCCTGAGCAGTACCACCTGACCAGTGCTGAGTTGGCCAATGACCTGGATGTTATGGATGACGCCA ACATGTGCATTGCCTCAGCGATCTCTCTGCTGATGATACTCATTTGTGGGATGGCAACATATGGTGCATACAAG CTGCGTGCCGCTTGGATCATCCCATTTTTCTGCTAccaaatatttgattttgctCTCAACACCCTGGTTGCTGTCAGCATTGTGGTTTACCCAAACACGATACAGGATTACCTGCAGCAACTG CCTGATAACTTCCCCTACAAAGAGGAGATTGCTGCTCTCAGCAACGTGTGCCTGGTCCTCATTGTGCTGCTCTTCATCGGCTGTATTCTCGGCTTCAAG GCCTACCTGATAGCATGTGTGTGGAACTGCTACAGATATGTGACCGGCCGCGGCTCTTCTGAAATCCTGCTCTATGTCACGACCAACGACACCA ctcttcttccttctcttcatcTCCAGGTGCTGCTACCTCCGTATGACGACAGTGTCAGCGTCCCTCCCAAGCAGCCTCCTCCACCTTACACCACCGCTACAGCATGA
- the LOC141011864 gene encoding protein LYRIC-like isoform X2 — MEQWQDAASQQVKLLTNRLNELLSKGLGLLRSELGVDLGLKPELIPPWVILLAACTGLVLMVALWASTCRAIFKKRPAVSPVDDGLEVKRGVSKPVKSEEPKKKKKKAEKKAQSNGRAVAEPQEEAIVSEEIVPHHQPPPQVVKTEKVAEVKKSKKKAKQAVKETKTVTDGKEPEEGTWETKVSNKEKREQRKKDKSSSDGSASPGGGNTPVSTPPEQLKAPAAPAPANQKKKKGESAKVKAEKVEAVVPQVNNTEVAAVPIAMTDVAVEVPAHTVPTKKGPWTTNREPASRLSGDIDETWTMIEAVIPTTERNVSLAGLSAGTAEPQPGMGLPWLSQPRVEDEWSGLNGGSVDPSSDWNAPAEVWGNYEEPTPEPPPAQEQPIPESAKVNLLIAAADDDEDEKDKGESAADGSAKTKKKKKKKKKAAEEAAGQGEEPEKEAATAALVKKQPPVQENTAAVQPVKTAAVEARVEQPVKDNISQKTPVTQVPQKPTDEKPEEIQAPKPAKKKKARRET; from the exons ATGGAGCAGTGGCAGGACGCGGCCTCTCAGCAGGTCAAGCTGCTTACAAATCGTCTGAATGAACTGTTGTCTAAAGGCCTGGGGCTGCTGCGCTCCGAGCTCGGTGTGGATTTGGGACTGAAGCCTGAGCTTATTCCGCCATGGGTGATCCTCTTAGCGGCATGTACCGGGCTGGTGCTGATGGTCGCTCTGTGGGCCTCAACCTGCCGGGCTATCTTCAAGAAACGACCTGCTGTAAGCCCTGTGGACGACGGCCTTGAAGTTAAGCGAGGTGTCAGTAAACCTGTCAAGTCGGAGGAAccgaagaaaaagaagaagaaggcagaaAAG AAAGCTCAGTCAAATGGAAGAGCTGTGGCTGAACCACAGGAAGAAGCCATTGTGTCGGAAGAGATAGTGCCACATCACCAGCCGCCCCCACAAGTGGTCAAGACGGAAAAGGTTGCAGAG GTGAAGAAGTCCAAGAAGAAGGCCAAACAGGCCGTAAAGGAGACCAAGACAGTGACAGATGGCAAAGAACCAGAAGAAG GCACATGGGAGACCAAGGTCAGCAACAAGGAGAAGCGTGAGCAACGCAAGAAGGACAAGAGTTCCAGTGATGGCTCAGCCAGTCCTGGAGGAGGGAACACCCCCGTGAGCACTCCCCCAGAGCAGCTCAAGGCCCCTGCTGCACCCGCACCTGCcaaccagaagaagaaaaaag GAGAATCTGCAAAAGTGAAGGCAGAGAAGGTTGAGGCTGTTGTACCTCAAG TTAACAACACCGAGGTGGCAGCAGTTCCTATTGCTATGACTGACGTGGCTGTAGAGGTTCCTGCTCACACCGTTCCCACTAAGAAGGGTCCCTGGACAACCAATAGAGAACCAGCATCACGGTTGAGTGGTGATATTGATG agacGTGGACTATGATTGAGGCGGTGATACCAACAACTGAGCGTAATGTGTCTTTAGCTGGACTGAGTGCTGGTACTGCTG AGCCCCAGCCTGGGATGGGCCTGCCCTGGCTCAGTCAGCCCAGAGTGGAAGATGAGTGGTCTGGACTCA atgGTGGCTCAGTCGACCCCAGCTCCGACTGGAACGCCCCCGCTGAAGTCTGGGGCAACTATGAAGAGCCCACTCCTGAGCCCCCTCCCGCTCAGGAGCAGCCCATCCCTGAATCTGCCAAGGTTAATCTGCTGATTGCGGCGGCT gaCGATGATGAGGATGAGAAGGACAAGGGAGAGAGTGCTGCTGACGGGTCAGCCAAAactaaaaagaagaaaaagaagaagaagaaggctgcTGAGGAGGCAGCTGGCCAG GGCGAGGAGCCAGAGAAGGAGGCGGCAACTGCAGCCCTGGTTAAGAAGCAGCCACCTGTTCAGGAGAATACTGCTGCCGTCCAGCCTGTCAAAACAGCTGCTGTCGAG GCCAGAGTGGAGCAACCAGTGAAGGACAACATATCCCAGAAAACCCCTGTCACACAAGTGCCACAGAAGCCAACTGATG aAAAACCTGAAGAGATCCAAGCGCCTAAGCcggcaaagaagaagaaggcgaGGAGAGAGACATGA
- the LOC141011864 gene encoding protein LYRIC-like isoform X1 — MEQWQDAASQQVKLLTNRLNELLSKGLGLLRSELGVDLGLKPELIPPWVILLAACTGLVLMVALWASTCRAIFKKRPAVSPVDDGLEVKRGVSKPVKSEEPKKKKKKAEKKAQSNGRAVAEPQEEAIVSEEIVPHHQPPPQVVKTEKVAEVKKSKKKAKQAVKETKTVTDGKEPEEGTWETKVSNKEKREQRKKDKSSSDGSASPGGGNTPVSTPPEQLKAPAAPAPANQKKKKGESAKVKAEKVEAVVPQVNNTEVAAVPIAMTDVAVEVPAHTVPTKKGPWTTNREPASRLSGDIDETWTMIEAVIPTTERNVSLAGLSAGTAEPQPGMGLPWLSQPRVEDEWSGLNGGSVDPSSDWNAPAEVWGNYEEPTPEPPPAQEQPIPESAKVNLLIAAADDDEDEKDKGESAADGSAKTKKKKKKKKKAAEEAAGQGEEPEKEAATAALVKKQPPVQENTAAVQPVKTAAVEARVEQPVKDNISQKTPVTQVPQKPTDGEPTAKQNNLSAPTQQKKPEEIQAPKPAKKKKARRET; from the exons ATGGAGCAGTGGCAGGACGCGGCCTCTCAGCAGGTCAAGCTGCTTACAAATCGTCTGAATGAACTGTTGTCTAAAGGCCTGGGGCTGCTGCGCTCCGAGCTCGGTGTGGATTTGGGACTGAAGCCTGAGCTTATTCCGCCATGGGTGATCCTCTTAGCGGCATGTACCGGGCTGGTGCTGATGGTCGCTCTGTGGGCCTCAACCTGCCGGGCTATCTTCAAGAAACGACCTGCTGTAAGCCCTGTGGACGACGGCCTTGAAGTTAAGCGAGGTGTCAGTAAACCTGTCAAGTCGGAGGAAccgaagaaaaagaagaagaaggcagaaAAG AAAGCTCAGTCAAATGGAAGAGCTGTGGCTGAACCACAGGAAGAAGCCATTGTGTCGGAAGAGATAGTGCCACATCACCAGCCGCCCCCACAAGTGGTCAAGACGGAAAAGGTTGCAGAG GTGAAGAAGTCCAAGAAGAAGGCCAAACAGGCCGTAAAGGAGACCAAGACAGTGACAGATGGCAAAGAACCAGAAGAAG GCACATGGGAGACCAAGGTCAGCAACAAGGAGAAGCGTGAGCAACGCAAGAAGGACAAGAGTTCCAGTGATGGCTCAGCCAGTCCTGGAGGAGGGAACACCCCCGTGAGCACTCCCCCAGAGCAGCTCAAGGCCCCTGCTGCACCCGCACCTGCcaaccagaagaagaaaaaag GAGAATCTGCAAAAGTGAAGGCAGAGAAGGTTGAGGCTGTTGTACCTCAAG TTAACAACACCGAGGTGGCAGCAGTTCCTATTGCTATGACTGACGTGGCTGTAGAGGTTCCTGCTCACACCGTTCCCACTAAGAAGGGTCCCTGGACAACCAATAGAGAACCAGCATCACGGTTGAGTGGTGATATTGATG agacGTGGACTATGATTGAGGCGGTGATACCAACAACTGAGCGTAATGTGTCTTTAGCTGGACTGAGTGCTGGTACTGCTG AGCCCCAGCCTGGGATGGGCCTGCCCTGGCTCAGTCAGCCCAGAGTGGAAGATGAGTGGTCTGGACTCA atgGTGGCTCAGTCGACCCCAGCTCCGACTGGAACGCCCCCGCTGAAGTCTGGGGCAACTATGAAGAGCCCACTCCTGAGCCCCCTCCCGCTCAGGAGCAGCCCATCCCTGAATCTGCCAAGGTTAATCTGCTGATTGCGGCGGCT gaCGATGATGAGGATGAGAAGGACAAGGGAGAGAGTGCTGCTGACGGGTCAGCCAAAactaaaaagaagaaaaagaagaagaagaaggctgcTGAGGAGGCAGCTGGCCAG GGCGAGGAGCCAGAGAAGGAGGCGGCAACTGCAGCCCTGGTTAAGAAGCAGCCACCTGTTCAGGAGAATACTGCTGCCGTCCAGCCTGTCAAAACAGCTGCTGTCGAG GCCAGAGTGGAGCAACCAGTGAAGGACAACATATCCCAGAAAACCCCTGTCACACAAGTGCCACAGAAGCCAACTGATGGTGAGCCCACTGCCAAGCAGAATAACCTCTCTGCTCCAACACAACAAA aAAAACCTGAAGAGATCCAAGCGCCTAAGCcggcaaagaagaagaaggcgaGGAGAGAGACATGA